The region CGATGTTCCACAGCGCCCACTTCAGCGGGTCAAGGCCCTCGCGGGTCGCGGTGGAGATCATGTATACATCCCAGCCGAACTTTTCCTTGATGTCGTCCTCCAAGAACTCCGCGAGCTCCCGGGCCTCCGGCACGTCCATCTTGTTCAGCACAACGATGCGAGGGCGCTCACGCAGGTCACCGAGACCAGAGTCCAGGTCAAGCTGGTCGGCGTAGGAGTCAAGCTCGTGCTCGAGCGCCTCAATGTCAGAGATCGGATCGCGCCCCGGCTCCATCGTGGCCACGTCCACGATGTGCGCGAGCACCGCGGTGCGCTCGATGTGGCGCAGGAAGTCCAGACCCAGGCCCTTGCCCTGGCTCGCGCCAGGGATCAGGCCGGGCACGTCCGCGATAGTGTACGTATCGTCGCCGACGTTGACCACGCCAAGGTTCGGAGCGAGCGTCGTAAAGGGGTAATCCGCGATCTTCGGCTTCGCGGCCGAAAGCACCGAAATCAGCGAGGACTTCCCCGCCGACGGGAACCCCACTAGCCCCACATCCGCCATGGACTTCAGCTCGAGGATCAAGTCGTGTGCTTCGCCAGGCTCACCCTTGAGCGCGAAGCCCGGGGCCTTCCGCTTCGCGGTGGCAAGAGCCGCGTTGCCCAACCCACCGAAGCCGCCTTCAGCCGCAAGGAAACGAGTACCCGGCACCGTCAGGTCGGCGAGGATTTCCCCGTCCTCACTACGCACAACGGTTCCAACTGGGACCTCCAAGATAAGGTCCTCTCCGCGGGCGCCGTTTCGGTGATCACCCTCGCCATTGCCGCCGCGCTTCGCCTTAACGTGCGGGCGGTACTGGAAGTCCAACAGCGTGTGCACCTGGTTGGATACCTCCAGCACGATATCGCCGCCGTGGCCGCCGTTGCCACCATCCGGCCCGCCGAGGGGTTTGAATTTTTCGCGGTGGACAG is a window of Corynebacterium pseudogenitalium DNA encoding:
- the obgE gene encoding GTPase ObgE, with protein sequence MAQFVDRAVLHLQAGDGGHGCVSVHREKFKPLGGPDGGNGGHGGDIVLEVSNQVHTLLDFQYRPHVKAKRGGNGEGDHRNGARGEDLILEVPVGTVVRSEDGEILADLTVPGTRFLAAEGGFGGLGNAALATAKRKAPGFALKGEPGEAHDLILELKSMADVGLVGFPSAGKSSLISVLSAAKPKIADYPFTTLAPNLGVVNVGDDTYTIADVPGLIPGASQGKGLGLDFLRHIERTAVLAHIVDVATMEPGRDPISDIEALEHELDSYADQLDLDSGLGDLRERPRIVVLNKMDVPEARELAEFLEDDIKEKFGWDVYMISTATREGLDPLKWALWNIVERARKRRVKAEKATPTEVLRPKAVAPRRRGHAQEGGIEVVPDPMWPGGWLVTGEKAERWIRQTDFENDEAVGYLSDRLNKAGVEDQLRKIGAKEGDTVTIGEISFDWEPSRAGDPTMAGRGQDARLYDTTRASASERKRASQARRGLIDEFDFGDGETADRERWQG